From Rhizobium sp. NZLR1, a single genomic window includes:
- a CDS encoding S1C family serine protease — MNIDPILRSVVAVRSSIPEDAFTAETLGIVREGSGVVIRDNGLVLTIGYLITEAEEVWLTTHDGRVVPAHALAYDQESGFGLVQALGPLDAPAVDLGDAASAKAGDPVVLADGIGEFVEANIVARQEFAGYWEYLLDEAIFTAPAHPSWGGAALIGSDGKLLGIGSLRLQMSQGDEVADINMVVPIDLLPPILDDLLNRGRVNKPPRPWLGAFSAESNGGVVVMSVAEDGPAAKAGLRQGDIISEIRDEEVDGLADFYRKVWSSGPAGAEIPIRILRNGREAWLRIKSADRNSFLKKPQLQ, encoded by the coding sequence ATGAATATTGATCCGATTTTGCGGTCAGTCGTGGCCGTTCGTTCTTCCATTCCGGAAGATGCCTTCACAGCGGAGACGCTGGGCATTGTCCGGGAGGGCAGCGGCGTGGTCATTCGCGACAATGGGCTGGTGCTGACCATCGGCTATCTCATCACCGAGGCCGAAGAGGTCTGGCTGACCACCCATGACGGGCGCGTCGTTCCCGCGCATGCACTCGCCTATGATCAGGAAAGCGGCTTCGGCCTGGTGCAGGCGCTTGGGCCCCTTGATGCGCCGGCCGTGGATCTCGGCGACGCGGCAAGCGCCAAGGCCGGCGATCCTGTCGTGCTTGCCGATGGCATCGGAGAATTCGTCGAGGCAAACATCGTCGCCCGGCAGGAATTCGCCGGCTACTGGGAATATCTGCTGGACGAAGCGATTTTCACGGCGCCGGCCCATCCCTCATGGGGCGGTGCGGCGCTGATCGGTTCGGACGGCAAGCTTCTCGGCATCGGTTCCCTTCGCCTGCAGATGAGCCAGGGCGACGAGGTCGCCGATATCAACATGGTCGTGCCGATCGACCTTTTGCCGCCGATCCTCGACGATCTGTTGAACCGCGGCCGGGTCAACAAGCCGCCGCGGCCCTGGCTCGGCGCATTCTCCGCCGAGAGCAATGGCGGCGTGGTGGTGATGAGCGTTGCCGAAGACGGTCCGGCCGCAAAGGCCGGCCTGCGACAGGGCGACATCATCTCGGAGATCCGCGACGAAGAGGTCGATGGTCTGGCCGACTTCTATCGCAAGGTTTGGAGCAGCGGCCCGGCCGGCGCTGAGATTCCGATCCGGATACTCAGGAACGGCCGCGAAGCCTGGCTGCGCATCAAATCCGCCGACCGCAACAGCTTTCTCAAGAAGCCGCAGCTGCAGTAA
- a CDS encoding PLP-dependent aminotransferase family protein has product MKDWHPDLSRSSSPRYMAIADVIEMDLRSGHLVAGDRLPPQRELAKRLNVDFTTVARGYVEAQKRGLVDSHVGRGTFVTGGADKERQGFAPGAAPDPRRASVVDFSMNMPPEPNDPELLARMREGMSAVAANLIPLLRYQGFGGSGMDKDAAAAWLSRRGLVPSQERIFVTPGAHPALLAIFGLLAKPGETVLSEIITYPGMRSIAAQLRLNLTGLPMDEDGILPDAFAEACERLKPKALYLNPTLQNPTTLTIPAKRREEISAVARKYHVPIVEDDAYGFIPLQGPAPLAAIAPDLTWHIGGLAKCIGAGLRLAYVVAPDSKAVWPFVSAMRANNVMASPLTVALATRWIEDGTADTILRFIRAEAAARQQMVAAILPADSYRADPISFNIWLPLSNGWTRSTFGSHTRSSGIGVAASDVFTVEGTAPEAVRVCLGGPITREKLQGALEFMAHALEGPPEMAASFF; this is encoded by the coding sequence ATGAAAGACTGGCATCCCGATCTCAGCCGCAGCAGCAGCCCTCGTTATATGGCGATCGCCGATGTGATCGAAATGGATCTGCGCAGCGGCCATCTGGTGGCCGGCGACCGGCTGCCGCCGCAACGCGAACTCGCCAAGCGGCTGAATGTCGATTTCACGACGGTGGCGAGAGGTTATGTCGAGGCGCAGAAGCGCGGGCTTGTCGATTCGCATGTCGGCCGCGGCACCTTCGTCACCGGTGGCGCCGATAAGGAGCGCCAAGGTTTCGCGCCCGGCGCCGCCCCCGATCCGCGCCGCGCATCCGTCGTCGATTTCTCGATGAACATGCCGCCGGAACCGAACGATCCGGAACTGCTCGCCCGCATGCGCGAGGGCATGTCGGCGGTGGCCGCCAACCTCATTCCGCTTCTGCGCTATCAGGGTTTTGGCGGCTCCGGCATGGACAAGGATGCCGCCGCCGCCTGGCTCAGCCGTCGCGGGCTGGTGCCCTCGCAGGAGCGGATATTCGTCACCCCTGGCGCCCATCCGGCCCTGCTGGCGATCTTCGGCCTGCTGGCAAAGCCGGGTGAAACCGTGCTTTCGGAAATCATTACCTATCCTGGCATGCGATCGATCGCTGCCCAGCTGCGGCTCAATCTGACCGGTCTGCCGATGGACGAGGACGGTATCCTGCCGGACGCTTTTGCCGAGGCCTGCGAGAGATTGAAGCCGAAGGCACTCTATCTCAATCCGACGCTGCAGAACCCGACGACGCTGACGATCCCGGCCAAGCGCCGTGAGGAAATCTCAGCTGTTGCCCGCAAATACCACGTGCCGATCGTCGAAGACGATGCCTACGGCTTCATTCCGCTGCAAGGCCCGGCGCCCCTCGCGGCAATAGCCCCCGATCTCACCTGGCATATCGGCGGACTGGCGAAATGCATCGGCGCGGGTCTGCGCCTTGCCTATGTCGTGGCGCCGGATAGCAAGGCCGTTTGGCCCTTCGTCAGCGCCATGCGCGCCAACAATGTCATGGCCTCGCCGCTGACCGTGGCGCTCGCCACCCGTTGGATCGAGGACGGCACCGCCGATACGATCCTGCGTTTCATCCGCGCCGAGGCCGCCGCCCGCCAGCAGATGGTCGCTGCCATCCTGCCGGCCGACAGCTACCGCGCCGATCCGATCAGTTTCAATATCTGGCTGCCGCTCTCCAACGGCTGGACCCGCTCCACCTTCGGCAGCCACACCCGCTCCTCCGGCATCGGCGTCGCGGCAAGCGATGTCTTCACAGTCGAGGGGACGGCACCCGAGGCCGTGCGTGTCTGCCTTGGCGGGCCGATCACCCGGGAGAAGCTGCAGGGCGCGCTGGAGTTCATGGCCCATGCGCTTGAGGGCCCGCCGGAAATGGCGGCTTCGTTCTTCTGA
- a CDS encoding DUF983 domain-containing protein: protein METEYPPLPPLQTGIRGRCPRCGQGHMFKGFLTLQPECEACGLDYSFADPADGPAFFVICFACIPSVLLGVWLEVAFTAPIWVQLLVTGPFMLATCIPPLRPLKGWLVASQYFYKAEEGKLA, encoded by the coding sequence ATGGAGACCGAATACCCCCCGCTTCCTCCGCTGCAGACCGGCATCAGGGGACGCTGCCCGCGCTGCGGCCAGGGCCATATGTTCAAGGGCTTCCTGACCTTGCAGCCGGAATGCGAGGCCTGCGGCCTCGATTATTCCTTCGCCGATCCGGCTGATGGTCCGGCTTTTTTCGTCATCTGCTTTGCCTGCATACCGAGCGTGCTGCTCGGCGTCTGGCTGGAGGTCGCTTTCACGGCGCCGATCTGGGTGCAGCTTCTGGTCACCGGCCCCTTCATGCTCGCCACCTGCATACCGCCGCTGCGGCCGCTGAAGGGCTGGCTGGTCGCCAGCCAGTATTTCTACAAGGCGGAAGAGGGCAAACTCGCCTGA
- a CDS encoding LysR family transcriptional regulator translates to MDRLDAMTVLLAVVEQGSLSAASRHLRSPLATVSRKVSELEAHLNAQLLQRTNRKVALTEAGRSYVEAAREILDRVEEAERAAAGEYSVPKGELTMTAPIVFGRLHVLPVVVDFLKAYPDINLRLMLGDRLSNLVEDHIDVALRIGNLPDSNMIATRLGAIRRTVYASPDYLTRHVAPQQPGDLTAHDCVTFEAMASTLSWTFTEGKRDLIVPIRSRLGVNTAEAAVDAAVAGLGITRVLSYQAAGAEMAGQLTPLLVDFEPPPAPVHLVYPQQGLVPLKLRALINFATPRLRATLNRSQASLPSSAL, encoded by the coding sequence ATGGACCGCCTCGACGCCATGACCGTGCTTCTTGCCGTGGTCGAACAGGGCAGCCTGTCGGCCGCCTCCCGGCATCTGCGGTCCCCGCTGGCAACTGTCAGCCGCAAGGTTTCCGAACTGGAAGCACATCTGAACGCCCAGTTGCTGCAGAGAACCAACAGGAAGGTCGCGCTGACGGAGGCAGGCCGCTCCTATGTGGAGGCGGCGCGGGAAATTCTCGATCGGGTGGAAGAGGCGGAACGGGCGGCGGCCGGTGAATACAGCGTACCGAAGGGCGAGTTGACGATGACTGCGCCGATCGTCTTCGGGCGGCTGCATGTCCTGCCTGTGGTGGTGGATTTCCTGAAGGCCTACCCCGATATCAATCTGCGGCTGATGCTTGGCGACCGGCTGTCCAACCTCGTCGAGGATCATATCGATGTGGCGCTCCGTATCGGCAACCTGCCGGACAGCAACATGATCGCCACCAGGCTCGGCGCAATCCGCCGGACGGTCTATGCCAGCCCGGATTATCTGACGCGGCACGTCGCACCTCAGCAGCCAGGCGATCTCACCGCCCATGACTGCGTCACCTTCGAGGCCATGGCCTCGACGCTGAGTTGGACATTCACCGAGGGAAAACGTGACCTCATCGTGCCGATCCGCTCACGGCTTGGCGTCAACACCGCCGAGGCTGCGGTCGATGCGGCGGTCGCCGGCCTCGGCATCACCCGGGTACTTTCCTACCAGGCCGCAGGCGCTGAGATGGCCGGTCAACTCACGCCGCTGCTTGTCGATTTCGAACCGCCGCCGGCACCGGTGCATCTCGTCTATCCCCAGCAGGGATTGGTGCCGCTGAAATTGCGGGCGCTCATCAATTTCGCCACGCCGCGCCTGCGCGCGACGCTGAACAGATCTCAGGCGAGTTTGCCCTCTTCCGCCTTGTAG
- a CDS encoding glutathione S-transferase family protein, which produces MKLYYHPLSGHSHRVHLFLSLLGVPYELVELDLAAGDHKAPEFLKLNPFGQVPVLDDNGTVIADSSAILVYLARKYGRNDWLPEEALAAARIQKWLSVASGEIAYGVCAARLVTVFGADFRTEEVITRAHRILALIDAELADRNFLLGNNPVIADVALYSYIANAPEGNVDLSAYPNVRAWLARIEALPGFVGFRKTKIGLAA; this is translated from the coding sequence ATGAAACTCTACTACCATCCGCTATCCGGTCATTCGCACCGGGTTCACCTGTTCCTGTCTCTGCTGGGCGTGCCCTATGAACTGGTCGAGCTCGACCTGGCGGCAGGCGACCACAAAGCGCCGGAGTTTCTGAAGCTCAATCCCTTTGGCCAAGTGCCGGTACTCGACGATAATGGCACGGTCATTGCCGATTCCTCTGCCATCCTCGTCTATCTCGCGCGCAAATATGGCCGTAACGACTGGCTGCCGGAAGAGGCATTGGCCGCGGCGCGAATACAGAAATGGTTGTCGGTTGCATCAGGCGAAATCGCCTACGGGGTGTGCGCTGCTCGCTTGGTGACCGTCTTCGGCGCCGATTTCCGTACTGAGGAGGTGATCACCCGGGCGCACCGCATTCTCGCGCTGATCGACGCGGAACTCGCCGACCGCAATTTCCTACTCGGCAACAATCCGGTGATCGCCGACGTCGCGCTCTACAGCTACATCGCCAATGCGCCGGAGGGCAATGTCGATCTCTCGGCTTATCCAAACGTCCGCGCCTGGCTCGCGCGCATCGAGGCGTTGCCGGGTTTCGTCGGCTTTCGCAAGACGAAGATCGGCCTTGCCGCATGA
- a CDS encoding pyridoxamine 5'-phosphate oxidase family protein, producing MLEQTRQDATSPWHQGELAMQRSVGVVERMDGPGRNFVRKAMPEQHRAFFPMLPFVVLGAVDAKGDVWATVRAERPGFMSSPDPEVLDVDLRRDPADPADAGMEDGNAIAMLGIQLETRRRNRLNGVIRRTDAEAFRVRVGQSFGNCPQYIQPRSSVFVRDPDRPTAVAPPHSGQLDHRMRQMIEGADTFFVASYVDRDNGERQVDVSHRGGDAGFVRLSAGGVLTIPDFAGNRFFNTLGNFLVNPKAGLVFIDFETGDMLQMTGTAEVLVDSPEITSFQRAERLWRFTPEEIVFRPDALPLRWSKESADLLRRSRG from the coding sequence ATGCTGGAGCAGACAAGACAGGACGCCACATCACCCTGGCATCAAGGTGAACTCGCCATGCAGCGTAGCGTCGGGGTCGTCGAACGCATGGACGGACCCGGACGCAATTTCGTCCGCAAGGCAATGCCGGAGCAGCACCGCGCCTTCTTTCCAATGCTGCCTTTTGTCGTCCTCGGCGCCGTCGATGCCAAAGGCGATGTCTGGGCGACGGTGCGGGCTGAGCGACCGGGCTTCATGTCCTCACCGGATCCGGAGGTCCTGGATGTCGACCTGCGGCGCGACCCGGCCGATCCCGCCGATGCCGGCATGGAGGACGGCAATGCGATCGCAATGCTCGGCATCCAACTCGAGACCCGCCGGCGCAACCGGCTGAACGGCGTGATCCGCAGAACGGATGCCGAAGCTTTCCGCGTGCGTGTCGGCCAGAGCTTCGGCAACTGCCCGCAGTATATCCAGCCGCGCTCTTCCGTCTTTGTCCGCGATCCCGATAGGCCGACAGCGGTGGCGCCGCCGCATTCCGGTCAACTCGACCATCGCATGCGGCAGATGATCGAGGGTGCCGACACCTTCTTCGTCGCCTCCTATGTTGATCGCGACAATGGCGAGCGGCAGGTGGACGTCTCCCATCGCGGCGGCGATGCCGGCTTCGTCCGTCTCAGTGCTGGCGGCGTGCTGACCATTCCCGATTTTGCCGGCAATCGGTTCTTCAACACCCTCGGCAATTTCCTCGTCAACCCGAAGGCCGGTCTGGTCTTCATCGATTTTGAAACCGGCGACATGCTGCAGATGACCGGAACGGCAGAAGTGCTGGTGGATTCGCCCGAAATCACCAGCTTTCAAAGGGCGGAACGGCTGTGGCGTTTCACGCCGGAAGAGATCGTGTTTCGCCCGGATGCTCTGCCGCTGCGATGGAGCAAGGAGAGCGCCGATCTGCTGCGCCGTTCCCGCGGGTGA
- a CDS encoding nuclear transport factor 2 family protein, giving the protein MSSLAPAFTLETATRKVRLAEDGWNSRDPERVSLVYTPDSCWRNRAEFVNGRAEIVAFLTRKWAKELDYRLIKEIWAFTDDRIAVRFAYEWHDDSGNWFRSYGNENWEFDAAGLMQRRFACINDLPIRESERQYHWPLGRRPDDHPGLSELGL; this is encoded by the coding sequence ATGTCCAGCCTGGCCCCAGCCTTCACCCTTGAGACCGCCACCCGAAAAGTCCGCCTTGCCGAGGACGGCTGGAACAGCCGCGATCCGGAGCGCGTCTCGCTCGTCTATACGCCGGACAGTTGCTGGCGGAACCGCGCCGAATTCGTCAACGGTCGAGCCGAGATCGTCGCCTTTCTCACCCGCAAATGGGCCAAGGAATTGGACTACCGGCTGATCAAGGAGATCTGGGCCTTCACCGATGATCGCATCGCCGTGCGCTTCGCTTACGAATGGCACGACGACAGCGGCAACTGGTTCCGCTCCTATGGCAACGAGAACTGGGAATTCGATGCCGCCGGTCTGATGCAGCGCCGCTTCGCCTGCATCAACGACCTGCCGATTCGGGAATCGGAACGACAGTACCACTGGCCGCTCGGCCGGCGGCCCGACGATCATCCCGGTCTGAGCGAACTCGGCCTCTGA
- a CDS encoding TetR/AcrR family transcriptional regulator, translating to MKTVYERADIVPLLAEIFRELGYEATSLSRITERIGIGKGSLYHFFPGGKEEMAGAVLADVDAWFEQAIYQPLRKDDARQAIAAMWTHVNDYFRSGRRICLVGAFALDETRERFSPAIGGYFIRWIDALRSALMRAGCAEEEAQALAEESVAGIQGALVLSRALDDTTVFTRSLQTLAKRLEVVMR from the coding sequence GTGAAGACCGTCTACGAACGCGCCGACATCGTGCCGTTGCTGGCGGAAATCTTCCGCGAACTCGGCTATGAGGCCACGTCGCTCAGCCGCATAACCGAACGCATCGGCATCGGCAAGGGCAGTCTTTATCACTTCTTTCCCGGTGGCAAGGAGGAGATGGCGGGTGCCGTGCTCGCCGATGTCGATGCCTGGTTCGAACAGGCGATCTATCAGCCGTTAAGAAAGGACGACGCTCGTCAGGCTATCGCGGCGATGTGGACGCATGTGAACGATTATTTTCGCTCCGGCCGGCGCATCTGCCTCGTCGGCGCCTTCGCGCTTGATGAGACCCGGGAACGATTTTCGCCAGCAATCGGCGGCTATTTCATTCGCTGGATCGACGCCTTGCGTTCGGCGTTGATGCGGGCGGGCTGTGCAGAGGAGGAGGCGCAGGCGCTGGCCGAGGAGAGCGTCGCCGGCATTCAAGGCGCACTGGTGCTGTCGCGGGCGCTGGACGACACAACGGTCTTCACCCGATCGCTGCAGACGCTGGCGAAACGGCTCGAAGTCGTGATGCGATGA
- a CDS encoding Dabb family protein: MIRHIVFFTVQEEHLQEVRAGLSVLTGIPHARLLEIGTNVKTDQLGTEIDLVVYGEFDDEAALAAYKAHPDYQLSIERVRPLREKRIAADYDSSTAVTRPL, from the coding sequence GTGATCCGCCATATCGTCTTCTTCACCGTGCAGGAGGAACATCTGCAGGAGGTGAGGGCCGGGCTTTCGGTTCTGACCGGCATTCCGCATGCGCGGTTGCTGGAGATCGGCACCAATGTGAAAACCGATCAATTGGGCACCGAGATCGATCTCGTAGTCTACGGCGAATTCGACGACGAGGCGGCCCTTGCCGCCTATAAGGCCCATCCGGATTACCAGCTCTCGATCGAGCGCGTGCGGCCGCTCCGGGAAAAGCGCATCGCCGCCGATTACGACAGCTCCACGGCGGTGACGCGGCCGCTTTGA
- a CDS encoding MFS transporter, whose amino-acid sequence MPNSFRFRSAQTVTVLAITQLIGWGTTFDMLGVMGRVVAPALGLANEVAFAGLTIMMMVSAIIGPATGRWLSRYGAARVLSAASLTFALGLLLLSAANGIVFYAAAWVIIGIGGACGLSAPAYTAVVEREGANGKRVIAILMLFTGLSSAIFWPILSLLNETLGWRLTFLVCAGLQFFVCLPLHLFALPKPIVMHIEGGAADIAPVPLSKVARRKAFLLIAAATTISTFITFGISPSLLEIFRQSGASPAFALQLGSARGVLGISARFLDMLLGRRGNPMLSAAMGIGLMMISFLIMLVAGSSTPLLVTFILLYGFGAGVMTVARALLPLALFSPAEYGLQSARLSLPQNLANAIAPVIFTAILDRAGTGPALVACAVLAALSLSFVLMLMAVVRSAHASHPSPVVS is encoded by the coding sequence ATGCCAAATTCCTTCCGCTTCCGCTCGGCGCAGACGGTCACCGTGCTTGCCATCACCCAGTTGATCGGCTGGGGCACGACGTTCGACATGCTCGGGGTCATGGGCCGCGTCGTGGCACCCGCTCTTGGCTTGGCGAACGAGGTCGCGTTTGCCGGCCTGACGATCATGATGATGGTCAGCGCCATCATTGGTCCCGCGACCGGCCGCTGGCTCTCCCGCTACGGCGCCGCCCGAGTGTTATCGGCCGCCTCACTGACCTTTGCGCTTGGCTTGCTTCTGCTTTCCGCCGCAAACGGCATCGTGTTTTATGCCGCCGCCTGGGTGATCATCGGCATCGGCGGCGCCTGTGGCCTTTCGGCACCGGCCTATACGGCCGTCGTCGAGCGCGAAGGGGCGAACGGCAAACGCGTCATCGCTATTCTCATGCTGTTCACCGGGCTTTCGAGCGCCATCTTCTGGCCGATCCTCAGCCTGCTCAACGAGACGCTCGGCTGGCGCCTCACCTTTCTCGTCTGCGCGGGGCTGCAATTCTTCGTCTGTCTGCCGCTGCATCTTTTCGCCCTGCCGAAACCGATCGTAATGCATATCGAAGGCGGCGCGGCAGACATTGCCCCGGTGCCGCTGTCGAAGGTGGCACGGCGCAAAGCCTTCCTGCTGATTGCCGCGGCGACGACGATCTCGACCTTCATCACCTTCGGCATCTCGCCATCGCTGCTCGAAATCTTCCGTCAGTCCGGCGCCTCGCCGGCCTTCGCGCTGCAGCTCGGCTCGGCACGCGGCGTGCTCGGCATCTCGGCGCGTTTCCTCGACATGCTGCTCGGCCGGCGCGGCAACCCCATGCTCAGCGCGGCGATGGGCATCGGCCTGATGATGATCAGTTTCCTGATCATGCTGGTCGCCGGCTCGTCAACACCGCTGCTCGTCACCTTCATTCTGCTCTACGGCTTTGGCGCCGGCGTCATGACCGTCGCCCGCGCGCTTCTGCCGCTGGCGCTGTTTTCACCTGCCGAATACGGTCTGCAGTCGGCCCGGCTGTCGCTGCCGCAAAACCTCGCCAACGCCATCGCCCCCGTCATCTTCACCGCCATCCTCGACCGCGCTGGCACCGGCCCGGCACTCGTCGCCTGCGCCGTTCTCGCCGCCTTGTCGTTGAGTTTCGTGCTGATGTTGATGGCGGTGGTGCGCAGCGCCCACGCATCGCACCCGAGCCCGGTCGTCTCGTGA
- a CDS encoding response regulator transcription factor — MRILVVEDDVNLNRQLADTLKEAGYVVDQAFDGEEGHFLGDTEPYDAIILDIGLPELDGVTVLEKWRGAGRGMPVLILTARDRWSDKVAGIDAGADDYVTKPFHVEEVLARIRALIRRAAGHSSSEIICGPVRLDTKSSKATVNGTTLKLTSHEYRLLAYLMHHMGEVVSRTELVEHMYDQDFDRDSNTIEVFVGRLRKKMGVDLIETVRGLGYRIQAPKHAN, encoded by the coding sequence ATGCGCATTCTGGTAGTCGAAGACGATGTTAATCTGAACCGGCAGCTGGCCGACACGCTGAAGGAGGCGGGCTATGTCGTCGACCAGGCGTTCGACGGCGAGGAAGGCCATTTCCTCGGCGATACCGAACCTTATGACGCCATAATTCTCGATATCGGCTTGCCGGAGCTGGACGGGGTCACCGTCCTTGAAAAATGGCGCGGCGCCGGCCGCGGCATGCCGGTGCTGATCCTGACGGCGCGCGACCGCTGGAGCGACAAGGTCGCCGGTATCGACGCAGGGGCCGACGACTACGTCACCAAACCCTTCCATGTCGAGGAAGTGCTGGCGCGAATTCGGGCGCTGATCCGGCGCGCGGCGGGGCATTCCTCATCCGAGATCATCTGCGGGCCGGTGCGGCTCGATACCAAATCCTCCAAGGCGACGGTCAATGGCACGACGCTGAAGCTGACCTCGCACGAATACCGCCTTCTCGCCTATCTCATGCATCATATGGGCGAGGTCGTCTCCCGCACAGAACTGGTCGAGCACATGTACGACCAGGATTTTGACCGCGATTCCAACACGATCGAGGTCTTTGTCGGCCGTCTGCGCAAGAAGATGGGCGTCGATCTGATCGAAACGGTGCGCGGTCTCGGATACCGCATCCAAGCGCCGAAACATGCGAATTAA
- a CDS encoding HAMP domain-containing sensor histidine kinase, which yields MRIKSLTARVLLLTTVWSTVALVVIGLLISTLYRKSAERGFQDLLRAQLYNVINSVTIGDQGALSGSPQLGDLRFAQPKTGWYWVVEPLGTYTTAPLVSPSLGSALIPVPSVVEAPFDKNYERYYQVTDASGNRVQVAETEVVLDTDGRAARVRVTGNVDVVEDDVRTFSHSLYLALAGFGVGSLIVNALAILYGLKPLDKARAALERIRAGESEQLKGDFPREILPLANEVNALIDSNRRIVERARMQVGNLAHSLKTPIAVLLNEARVLEKSHGELVRSQAESMQGQVQSYLNRARIAAQRESVLARTDAEPALERLVRVMRRLNVDTEFDLVVSPPHLAVAMEQQDLEETVGNLLENAARFAKSKVRLSAVEAGDDVKGAEASARRHWVELAVEDDGPGLEPDQIREALKRGRRLDESKPGTGLGLSIVTEISSEYQGRLELSRGEWGGLKAKLILPGITKDVA from the coding sequence ATGCGAATTAAGTCGCTCACCGCACGTGTTTTGTTGTTGACCACAGTCTGGTCGACGGTGGCGCTGGTGGTGATCGGCCTGTTGATCTCCACCCTCTACCGCAAGAGCGCCGAACGCGGTTTCCAGGATCTGCTGCGGGCGCAGCTCTATAACGTCATCAACTCTGTGACGATCGGCGATCAGGGAGCGCTCAGCGGCAGCCCGCAGCTCGGCGACCTGCGTTTTGCCCAGCCGAAGACCGGTTGGTATTGGGTGGTGGAGCCGCTCGGCACCTATACGACGGCACCGCTGGTGTCGCCCTCGCTCGGCTCGGCGCTCATTCCGGTTCCCTCCGTCGTCGAGGCGCCTTTCGACAAGAATTACGAACGCTACTATCAGGTGACGGATGCCTCCGGGAACCGCGTGCAGGTGGCGGAAACCGAAGTGGTGCTCGATACTGACGGGCGCGCGGCGCGCGTCCGCGTCACCGGCAATGTCGATGTCGTCGAAGACGACGTGCGCACCTTTTCCCATAGCCTCTATCTGGCGCTGGCCGGCTTCGGCGTCGGCAGCCTGATCGTCAATGCCCTGGCGATTCTCTATGGCCTGAAGCCACTCGACAAGGCACGTGCCGCCTTGGAGCGCATCCGCGCCGGCGAGAGCGAGCAGCTCAAAGGCGACTTCCCGCGTGAGATTTTGCCGCTCGCCAACGAGGTCAACGCGCTGATCGACAGCAACCGCCGCATCGTCGAGCGGGCCCGCATGCAGGTCGGCAATCTCGCCCATTCGCTGAAGACCCCGATTGCCGTGCTTCTCAACGAGGCGCGCGTGCTCGAAAAATCCCATGGCGAACTGGTGCGCAGCCAGGCGGAATCGATGCAGGGACAGGTGCAGTCCTATCTCAACCGCGCCCGCATCGCTGCGCAACGCGAATCCGTGCTCGCCCGCACCGATGCCGAGCCGGCGCTCGAGCGGCTGGTGCGCGTCATGCGCCGGCTGAACGTCGATACCGAATTCGATCTCGTCGTCTCGCCGCCGCATCTGGCCGTCGCTATGGAGCAACAGGATCTCGAGGAGACCGTCGGCAATCTCTTGGAGAATGCGGCGCGTTTTGCCAAAAGCAAGGTACGGCTTTCGGCCGTCGAGGCCGGCGACGACGTCAAGGGAGCGGAGGCGAGTGCGCGCCGCCACTGGGTGGAGCTCGCCGTCGAGGATGACGGGCCGGGCCTCGAGCCCGATCAGATCCGCGAGGCGCTGAAGCGCGGCCGCAGGCTCGACGAAAGCAAGCCCGGAACCGGGCTCGGCCTTTCGATCGTCACCGAGATCTCCAGTGAGTATCAAGGACGGCTCGAGCTTTCCCGCGGCGAATGGGGCGGGCTCAAGGCGAAGCTTATCCTGCCCGGCATCACAAAGGATGTTGCATGA
- the ccmE gene encoding cytochrome c maturation protein CcmE: MTRKQKRLAVIAGGMGFIAAAVLLVMFAFSQSVAYFYMPADLAKTPVAPETRIRLGGLVGEGSVVRGTGSTVEFAVTDGSANAVKVKYTGILPDLFREGQGVVTEGMFASGTNVFVADTVLAKHDETYMPKDVADRLKQQGLWKEGQGPTKEGQAQEVKATQ, from the coding sequence ATGACGCGCAAGCAGAAGCGCCTGGCGGTGATCGCGGGCGGCATGGGCTTCATTGCCGCCGCCGTGTTGCTGGTGATGTTCGCCTTCAGCCAGTCGGTCGCTTATTTCTATATGCCGGCCGATCTGGCGAAGACGCCGGTGGCGCCGGAAACCCGCATCCGGCTTGGCGGCCTGGTCGGCGAAGGCAGCGTTGTGCGCGGCACAGGCTCGACCGTGGAATTTGCCGTCACCGACGGCAGCGCCAATGCCGTGAAGGTCAAATATACCGGCATTCTTCCTGATCTCTTCCGCGAAGGCCAGGGTGTCGTCACCGAAGGCATGTTTGCATCAGGGACCAACGTCTTCGTTGCCGATACCGTGCTTGCCAAGCATGACGAAACCTATATGCCGAAGGACGTGGCCGACAGGCTGAAGCAGCAGGGGCTGTGGAAGGAAGGCCAAGGCCCAACGAAGGAAGGTCAAGCCCAGGAAGTGAAGGCGACGCAATGA